The genomic stretch AAATAGGTGAAATTTAACACTGACAGAGCCATTATATAGAAAATAAAAAAGGGGTCTTTTCACAAAGCCCCCTTTTTAAGTTTTCAATAGGTATTAGTTTTTTTTTAAGGTAAAAAGATTGTTTTCAGGATAACGATGCAAATATGGAGCCTTTTTTTAAACCAGCCAAATAAAAAACTATGCCATACAACATGTTTTTAGAAATTTCTGTCTTTTTTGGCAGATTATTATTCAAAATGCTCTTTATCGGCCTCATTACATATACAAAGATAGCAAAATTTTAATTTGAAACAGCATTTTAATGAGCTTTTTCTTTTCCCAAGAAATGTTCGTCCACTTTATCGCGGTGTTTCAGTACCTTTGCATCTATAAAGAAAACAATCTCTTCAGCGATATTAGTTATATGATCTCCGGCACGTTCCAGTTTACGGATAACGGTGCCGAGTTCCAGGCAAGTCAGGAAATTATCGGGATGTGTTTCCAGATATTTTGTAAGGACGGCAGGGGCAGCCGCATTGATTTCGTCCAGGAAATTGTCTTTACTGAATACATTGAGGGCTAATTCCAAATTTTCTTCATTCAACGCGTTCTTGGTCATTTCGAGCATACTGAGCACTTGTCTCAACATCTCTTCTATACGCAGACTGTGGAGCAGTTCACTATCCAGCACTGTTTCCTCGCTTCTTACCACAAAACGGGCTATGCCTTCGGCAAAATCTCCCAAACGCTCCAAATCACTGTTTATTTTGAACATGGCCAGCACAAAACGCAGGTCAATGGCTACCGGATTGTATAGAGCGATAGTGTCC from Phocaeicola dorei encodes the following:
- the phoU gene encoding phosphate signaling complex protein PhoU; protein product: MVKFIESELVSLKKEVNEMWTLVYNQLDRAGEAVLTFNRDQAQQVIVREKRVNAFELKIDSDVEDTIALYNPVAIDLRFVLAMFKINSDLERLGDFAEGIARFVVRSEETVLDSELLHSLRIEEMLRQVLSMLEMTKNALNEENLELALNVFSKDNFLDEINAAAPAVLTKYLETHPDNFLTCLELGTVIRKLERAGDHITNIAEEIVFFIDAKVLKHRDKVDEHFLGKEKAH